A region from the Nonlabens sp. YIK11 genome encodes:
- a CDS encoding DUF2007 domain-containing protein, protein MKNHIKIFTSDSITVRRMADVLENNNISVIIKDETESGRLAGFGVPDNSVELFVSQEDAQKAQELIASVS, encoded by the coding sequence ATGAAAAATCATATCAAAATATTTACCAGCGATTCCATAACCGTACGCCGCATGGCAGACGTTTTGGAAAACAACAACATCTCGGTAATCATCAAAGATGAAACTGAGTCCGGTAGATTAGCAGGCTTTGGAGTACCTGATAATAGCGTCGAACTCTTTGTTTCACAAGAAGATGCACAGAAAGCACAAGAATTGATCGCATCAGTATCCTAA
- a CDS encoding NAD(P)H-dependent flavin oxidoreductase: protein MSNKITQLFQIKYPIVQGGMVWASGWKLASAVSNAGGLGLIGAGSMYPDVLREHIQKTKKATNKPYGVNVPLLYSDLDEILEIIKEEKVPIVFTSAGNPKSYTPQLKEAGITVVHVVSSVKFALKSQEAGVDAVVAEGFEAGGHNGREESTTLTLIPQVAKAIDIPLMAAGGIATGRAMLAAMTLGADGVQVGSRFVCTPEASSHINFKKAIVEASEGDTHLTLKELAPVRLMRNKFWNQVQELYQQSPTKEDLTQLLGRARAKKGMFEGDLDNGELEIGQVSGLIDDIIPAAQVVEDMVAEYEAARKEMTEKSLYA from the coding sequence ATGAGCAATAAAATCACTCAACTTTTTCAAATCAAATATCCCATTGTTCAAGGTGGTATGGTCTGGGCAAGCGGTTGGAAGCTGGCCAGTGCCGTTAGCAATGCTGGTGGTTTAGGCCTGATAGGTGCTGGATCGATGTATCCAGATGTGCTGCGCGAACACATTCAAAAAACTAAGAAAGCCACAAACAAACCTTACGGTGTGAATGTGCCTTTACTTTACTCTGATCTAGATGAGATTCTAGAAATTATCAAAGAGGAAAAAGTACCTATTGTGTTCACTAGTGCTGGTAATCCTAAAAGCTATACTCCACAATTAAAAGAAGCTGGAATTACAGTAGTTCACGTGGTAAGTTCCGTGAAATTTGCCTTGAAATCTCAAGAAGCTGGTGTCGATGCCGTCGTAGCAGAAGGTTTTGAAGCTGGTGGTCATAATGGACGCGAAGAATCCACGACCTTAACCTTGATACCACAAGTTGCAAAAGCTATTGATATTCCCTTAATGGCAGCTGGTGGAATTGCTACTGGTAGAGCCATGCTGGCGGCAATGACCTTGGGCGCTGATGGCGTTCAAGTAGGTAGTAGGTTTGTCTGTACTCCAGAAGCCAGCAGTCATATCAATTTCAAAAAGGCGATTGTAGAAGCAAGTGAAGGTGATACCCACTTGACCTTAAAGGAATTGGCGCCCGTACGATTGATGCGCAACAAATTCTGGAATCAGGTGCAGGAATTATATCAGCAATCGCCAACTAAGGAAGATTTGACCCAATTGCTGGGAAGAGCCAGAGCAAAAAAAGGCATGTTTGAAGGTGATCTCGATAATGGTGAGTTAGAAATAGGTCAAGTATCTGGATTGATTGATGACATCATTCCTGCGGCCCAAGTCGTTGAAGACATGGTCGCAGAATATGAAGCGGCCCGCAAAGAAATGACGGAAAAATCCTTGTATGCCTAG
- the trhA gene encoding PAQR family membrane homeostasis protein TrhA, translating into MPRAQTALEERWNVITHGFGFIVFACASVFLLQLAFSSAAPHALLAIIIYGVSQLFLYAASSSYHYAKPEKIKWTLRKMDHISIYFSIAGTYTPVCLISLEQSSGWLILAAVWGVALFGTIWKLFFTGKFEAFSSILYLVMGWMVVLDLESLQAAFSAQQMMWLIAGGIFFSVGIVFYAWNKLYFNHVIWHFFVLGGSLSHLMMVWLILK; encoded by the coding sequence ATGCCTAGAGCACAAACGGCTCTGGAAGAGCGCTGGAACGTCATCACTCATGGATTTGGATTTATCGTATTTGCATGCGCTAGTGTTTTTCTATTGCAATTAGCATTTTCAAGTGCTGCACCTCATGCACTGCTTGCGATCATTATATATGGTGTGTCACAATTATTTTTATACGCAGCATCCAGCTCATATCATTATGCCAAGCCAGAAAAAATTAAGTGGACCTTGCGCAAGATGGATCACATCTCTATTTATTTCTCCATTGCAGGAACGTACACACCTGTTTGCTTGATCAGTCTGGAGCAGAGTAGTGGATGGCTCATTCTGGCAGCAGTTTGGGGCGTTGCTCTGTTTGGAACAATTTGGAAACTTTTCTTTACTGGTAAGTTTGAAGCTTTCTCGAGCATATTATATCTGGTGATGGGTTGGATGGTAGTTTTGGATCTGGAATCCTTGCAAGCTGCCTTTAGCGCACAGCAGATGATGTGGCTTATTGCTGGAGGCATTTTCTTCTCGGTTGGAATTGTTTTTTACGCTTGGAACAAGCTATACTTCAACCACGTCATTTGGCACTTTTTTGTTTTAGGCGGTAGCTTGAGTCACTTGATGATGGTGTGGCTCATTTTGAAATAG
- a CDS encoding ZIP family metal transporter, giving the protein MMNLWLPFLAVVIGSATAFIFKEVSRQRMKLLLAFSGAFLLSAVATEFLPEIYESGDVTFGIYLIAGVFVQIILEFFSKGAEHGHLHIHHDVPKFPIALFVSLCLHAFLEGMPLQEANGMTYGVAIHKIPIAFIFTGFLIANKASVTKILLVISIFAIMSPLGSIIAQYADFADAYMLPIKALVAGIVLHVSTTLILESSDGHQFNLAKMIVMLAGAGLAFMI; this is encoded by the coding sequence ATGATGAATTTGTGGTTGCCATTCCTCGCTGTCGTAATAGGCAGCGCAACGGCATTTATATTTAAAGAAGTTTCTAGGCAGCGCATGAAGTTGTTGCTGGCATTTTCTGGAGCGTTTTTATTGAGCGCCGTTGCCACAGAATTTCTTCCAGAGATTTATGAATCTGGTGATGTAACTTTTGGCATCTATCTTATCGCAGGTGTTTTTGTACAGATCATTCTAGAGTTTTTCTCAAAAGGAGCTGAACATGGTCACCTTCACATACATCATGATGTTCCTAAATTTCCCATCGCGTTATTTGTAAGCCTCTGTTTACATGCCTTTCTGGAAGGTATGCCGCTGCAAGAAGCTAATGGTATGACGTATGGTGTAGCGATTCACAAAATACCTATCGCCTTCATTTTTACAGGATTCCTGATTGCTAATAAGGCTTCAGTTACTAAAATACTTTTGGTCATTTCCATTTTTGCGATCATGTCTCCGTTGGGAAGTATTATTGCACAGTACGCAGATTTCGCTGACGCTTACATGCTACCTATCAAGGCATTAGTAGCTGGGATCGTTTTACACGTTTCTACCACATTGATTCTGGAATCCAGTGATGGGCACCAATTCAATCTTGCCAAAATGATTGTCATGCTGGCTGGTGCCGGACTGGCTTTTATGATTTAG
- a CDS encoding class I SAM-dependent methyltransferase, with amino-acid sequence MSETNDQTTWYSSWFDTPYYHILYRDRDYIEAGHFMKRLTQRLELDQQAHILDLACGRGRHSIFLNRLGYRVTGVDLSESSIAFAKAKLDHIKSGNLELGELGTGKVQLDRIQFAVHNMTQPYPEKFDAIFNLFTSFGYFDNPDDNLKTIQAIKQSLKLDGYGVIDFFNSHKVIENLVPYDEKTEKGITFKQSRRFEGSHIYKEIRFEEDGNKFHFTERVQALTLEDFKSYFATAGLQLVATYGDYQLEPFNKKTSDRLILVFQIAKAS; translated from the coding sequence ATGAGCGAGACAAACGACCAGACTACATGGTATTCCAGTTGGTTCGACACGCCTTATTACCACATCCTCTACAGGGATCGTGATTATATTGAGGCCGGTCATTTCATGAAGCGCCTCACGCAACGTCTGGAGCTGGACCAACAGGCTCACATCCTGGACCTGGCTTGTGGCCGTGGCCGCCATAGCATCTTTTTAAACCGATTGGGTTACCGCGTTACCGGTGTGGATTTGAGTGAGAGTAGTATCGCTTTCGCGAAAGCGAAACTAGACCACATCAAGTCTGGAAATCTAGAACTAGGCGAATTAGGAACCGGAAAAGTCCAACTGGACCGCATACAATTTGCGGTGCACAACATGACCCAACCGTACCCAGAGAAGTTTGACGCCATCTTCAATCTGTTTACCAGTTTTGGCTATTTTGACAACCCAGATGACAATCTCAAGACCATACAGGCCATCAAACAAAGTTTGAAACTCGATGGTTATGGTGTGATTGATTTTTTCAACTCGCATAAAGTGATTGAAAATCTAGTTCCCTATGACGAAAAAACCGAAAAGGGAATCACCTTCAAACAGTCTCGCAGGTTTGAGGGCAGCCATATCTATAAAGAGATACGTTTTGAGGAAGATGGAAATAAATTTCATTTTACAGAGCGCGTTCAGGCATTGACCTTAGAGGATTTTAAATCCTATTTTGCTACCGCTGGACTGCAACTGGTCGCTACTTATGGAGATTATCAATTAGAGCCGTTTAATAAGAAAACCAGTGACCGTCTTATTTTGGTCTTTCAAATAGCAAAAGCATCATGA
- a CDS encoding class I SAM-dependent RNA methyltransferase — protein MSQNFKMIAKTLFGLEEVLETELRNLGAMDIEKGVRMVSFSGDQGFMYKANMMLRTAIRILKPIHSFRARTEVDLYDGIYQMDWSKYLTPHDTLAVNATVSSQYFNHSQYVALKTKDAIVDQLREKHGRRPDVDTKHPDLRISVHINDQTVDVSLDTSGDPLYKRGYRDQTNVAPINEVLAAGIILLSNWDQRSTFIDPMCGSGTIAIEAAMIGANIAPNINRKEFGFEKWPDYDNQLFENIQASCLKKMRGFDGKIIARDADGYTVEKAIENVKNANLQDFVSVEKGDFFRDSQSAQAFLLFNPPYDERLEIDMEAFYKEIGDTLKSRYAGSTAWMITGNLEALKHVGLKASRRIKLFNGKLEARLVKYEMYRGSKKASKQDQ, from the coding sequence ATGTCGCAAAATTTTAAGATGATTGCCAAAACCCTTTTTGGCCTTGAAGAAGTCCTGGAAACCGAACTTAGAAATCTAGGTGCGATGGATATCGAGAAAGGTGTGAGAATGGTGAGTTTTTCAGGCGATCAAGGTTTTATGTATAAAGCCAATATGATGTTGCGCACGGCCATCAGGATCCTTAAACCTATTCATAGTTTTAGAGCGCGAACTGAGGTAGACCTCTATGATGGCATCTATCAAATGGATTGGTCAAAATACCTGACGCCGCACGATACGCTGGCGGTCAACGCCACGGTTTCTTCTCAGTACTTTAACCACAGTCAATACGTTGCTCTTAAGACCAAAGATGCGATTGTGGATCAATTGCGCGAGAAACACGGTCGGCGTCCAGATGTGGATACCAAGCATCCAGACTTGCGCATCTCTGTCCATATCAACGACCAAACGGTTGATGTATCGCTAGACACGAGTGGAGATCCATTATATAAAAGAGGTTACCGCGACCAGACTAATGTGGCGCCGATCAATGAGGTGCTCGCTGCTGGAATAATTCTGCTTAGTAATTGGGACCAGCGCTCGACTTTTATTGATCCCATGTGTGGTAGCGGAACGATAGCTATAGAAGCGGCAATGATAGGTGCTAACATCGCGCCCAATATCAATAGAAAGGAATTTGGTTTTGAAAAATGGCCAGATTATGACAATCAATTGTTTGAAAATATTCAAGCCAGCTGTTTGAAAAAGATGCGTGGCTTTGACGGTAAAATCATCGCTCGCGATGCTGATGGCTACACGGTAGAAAAGGCCATTGAAAATGTCAAGAATGCCAACCTTCAAGACTTTGTAAGCGTCGAGAAAGGAGACTTTTTTAGGGATTCACAAAGTGCTCAGGCTTTTTTATTGTTCAATCCACCATATGATGAGCGGTTAGAGATTGATATGGAGGCGTTCTATAAAGAAATAGGTGATACCTTGAAAAGCAGGTATGCGGGCAGCACGGCATGGATGATTACTGGTAATTTGGAAGCCTTGAAACACGTAGGCTTGAAAGCATCGCGCAGGATCAAGCTTTTTAATGGTAAATTGGAAGCGCGACTGGTTAAATATGAAATGTATCGCGGTTCAAAAAAAGCCAGTAAACAGGATCAATAG
- a CDS encoding CAL67264 family membrane protein, whose amino-acid sequence MNKNGVLGWATLIMIIIGVGLIALGAFRYREVAGYGFAAVGIGFFAIAWVFNALKGRV is encoded by the coding sequence ATGAATAAGAACGGAGTTCTAGGATGGGCAACCCTAATCATGATCATTATAGGTGTTGGACTTATTGCACTGGGCGCTTTTAGATATAGAGAAGTGGCAGGATATGGTTTTGCCGCAGTAGGTATAGGATTTTTTGCGATCGCTTGGGTATTCAATGCATTGAAGGGTCGCGTTTAA
- the ettA gene encoding energy-dependent translational throttle protein EttA produces the protein MSDDKQVIFSMSGLSKTYQSTGKQVLKNIYLSFFYGAKIGILGLNGSGKSTLLKIIAGKEKNYHGDINFLPGYRVGYLEQEPELDESKTVMEIVKEGVAETVAILDEYNKINDDFGLEENYSDADKMEKLMNRQAELQDKIDAVNAWELDTKLEIAMDALRTPPGDASIKNLSGGEKRRVALCRLLLQEPEILLLDEPTNHLDAESVLWLEQHLAQYKGTVIAVTHDRYFLDNVAGWILELDRGEGIPWKGNYSSWLEQKSDRLAKEEKTESKRRKTLQRELDWVRQGAKGRQTKQKARLNNYDKLLNEDQKAKEEKLEIYIPNGPRLGTNVIEANGVSKAFGDKLLYEDLNFVLPQNGIVGIIGPNGAGKTTIFKMIMDEVEPDKGSFKVGETVKLAYVDQTHSNIDQDKSIWENFADGQDMVMMGGKMVNSRAYLSRFNFSGSEQNKKVSTLSGGERNRLHLAMTLKEEGNVLLLDEPTNDLDVNTLRALEEGLENFAGCAVIISHDRWFLDRVCTHIIAFEGDSQVYSFEGSFTEYEENKRKRLGDVTPKRIRYKKLIRD, from the coding sequence ATGAGTGACGATAAACAAGTAATATTCTCCATGTCAGGTCTTTCAAAGACCTACCAAAGTACCGGTAAACAGGTGCTTAAAAACATCTACCTAAGCTTTTTCTACGGCGCAAAAATCGGGATTTTAGGTCTCAATGGTTCTGGTAAATCCACGCTGTTGAAGATCATTGCAGGGAAAGAAAAAAACTACCACGGAGATATCAATTTCTTACCAGGATACCGTGTAGGTTACCTAGAGCAGGAACCAGAACTAGACGAGTCCAAAACGGTTATGGAAATCGTCAAGGAAGGCGTCGCCGAAACGGTTGCGATTCTGGACGAATACAATAAAATTAACGACGATTTTGGCCTGGAAGAGAACTACTCTGATGCAGACAAGATGGAGAAGTTGATGAACCGTCAGGCAGAATTGCAAGATAAGATTGATGCCGTTAATGCCTGGGAATTGGACACTAAACTTGAAATCGCGATGGATGCACTGCGCACGCCGCCAGGTGATGCGAGCATCAAGAATCTTTCTGGTGGTGAAAAGCGTCGCGTGGCTTTATGTCGATTATTGCTACAAGAACCAGAAATTCTATTGCTGGATGAGCCTACCAACCACCTGGATGCAGAATCTGTTTTATGGTTGGAACAACACCTTGCTCAATATAAGGGAACCGTTATCGCTGTAACTCACGATAGATATTTCCTTGATAATGTTGCGGGATGGATTCTAGAACTGGATCGTGGTGAAGGGATTCCGTGGAAAGGAAACTATTCCAGCTGGTTGGAGCAAAAAAGCGACCGTCTTGCCAAAGAAGAAAAAACAGAGTCCAAGCGCCGTAAGACCCTACAACGCGAGTTGGATTGGGTTCGTCAAGGAGCCAAAGGTCGCCAGACTAAACAAAAGGCACGTTTGAATAACTATGACAAGCTCTTGAACGAGGATCAAAAAGCCAAAGAAGAAAAGCTGGAAATCTACATACCCAATGGACCACGATTGGGAACTAATGTAATCGAGGCTAATGGCGTGAGTAAGGCATTTGGCGATAAGCTGTTGTATGAAGATCTTAATTTTGTACTGCCACAAAACGGTATTGTAGGAATCATAGGCCCCAATGGTGCTGGTAAAACGACCATTTTCAAAATGATTATGGATGAGGTAGAACCCGACAAAGGTTCTTTCAAAGTGGGCGAAACGGTCAAACTAGCCTATGTAGATCAAACACACAGCAATATAGATCAGGACAAATCCATCTGGGAGAATTTTGCAGATGGCCAGGATATGGTGATGATGGGTGGCAAGATGGTAAACTCTAGAGCGTACTTGAGTCGTTTCAACTTCTCAGGTTCTGAGCAAAATAAGAAAGTGTCAACGCTTTCTGGTGGTGAGCGCAACAGGCTGCACCTTGCAATGACTCTTAAGGAAGAAGGAAACGTGCTGCTTCTCGATGAGCCGACCAATGATTTGGATGTGAATACCTTACGTGCACTAGAAGAAGGACTAGAAAACTTTGCGGGTTGTGCGGTGATCATATCTCACGATAGATGGTTCCTTGATAGGGTTTGTACACATATTATTGCGTTTGAAGGTGACTCTCAGGTCTATTCGTTTGAAGGTAGCTTTACAGAATATGAAGAAAACAAGAGAAAGCGATTGGGTGACGTAACTCCTAAGAGAATTAGATATAAAAAGTTGATAAGAGATTAA
- a CDS encoding zinc-dependent peptidase encodes MPKILIPSDTQQWLAPYGYALVGLILLAAIIHLILRYLQNRNDFLWYRQVANWRRLSLSRKRTLQEFSFYKKLSPKYQKQFEHRVACFIADKIFKHRYGKPVQDHQKVTIASIAVMLTFGRRNYMMDNLETILIFDTPFESAANQVLHKGEFNPRAKVLALSWPDVLAGIQVEDDNFHLALHEFTHVIHIESERSQHIDALRYHKYHHLLLMALKDREIRNRLEHSQFFRDYAFTNQYEFMAVLTEYFFESPVAFQSEFPLLFQYIQTALLYKTDWLTGLE; translated from the coding sequence TTGCCGAAAATCCTAATTCCAAGTGACACGCAGCAGTGGTTGGCGCCTTATGGCTATGCTCTCGTTGGCCTCATACTGCTAGCTGCGATCATTCATCTAATCTTGAGATACCTGCAAAATCGAAACGATTTTCTATGGTATAGACAAGTAGCAAACTGGAGAAGGTTATCGCTTTCGCGAAAGCGAACTCTTCAAGAATTCTCCTTTTATAAAAAACTCTCGCCCAAGTATCAAAAACAGTTTGAACACCGTGTTGCCTGTTTCATAGCTGATAAAATTTTTAAGCATCGTTATGGGAAACCGGTGCAGGATCATCAAAAGGTCACGATAGCCAGTATTGCTGTAATGCTCACCTTCGGTAGGCGTAATTACATGATGGATAATCTGGAGACTATTTTGATTTTTGACACTCCTTTTGAAAGCGCTGCGAACCAAGTTTTACACAAAGGTGAGTTCAATCCCAGAGCAAAAGTACTGGCCTTATCTTGGCCTGATGTGCTGGCGGGAATACAGGTAGAAGACGATAACTTCCATCTAGCGCTGCATGAATTTACTCATGTGATTCATATTGAGAGCGAACGCTCGCAACACATAGATGCCTTGAGATATCATAAATACCATCATCTTTTACTAATGGCATTAAAAGATCGAGAAATACGGAACAGATTGGAGCATTCTCAATTTTTCAGAGACTATGCGTTCACCAATCAGTACGAATTTATGGCAGTACTCACGGAGTATTTCTTTGAGTCGCCAGTAGCTTTCCAGAGTGAATTCCCTTTACTGTTTCAATATATTCAAACAGCGCTTTTATACAAAACCGACTGGCTTACAGGACTGGAATGA
- a CDS encoding Bax inhibitor-1 family protein: protein METTEYKNPTTYQPLIEVTDDTRAAFYRKTYGHVALATLLFIVIETVLLRINPLVDLMLSLTQGWKWLLVLGAFMFATNYAEKLAHTTHDKTKQYLALFLFVLAEAIIFVPLLAIAVMYNQNDSSVLSQAAIMTLALFTGLSAVVLITKKDFSFLRSILAIGFLIAVGAIVAGMIFGFNLGLFFSAGMIVLAAGTILYQTSQLVHKYSTDQYVGASLGLFASLMLLFWYILSIFMSND, encoded by the coding sequence ATGGAAACTACCGAATATAAAAACCCAACGACATATCAGCCTTTGATTGAGGTTACGGACGATACCCGAGCTGCTTTTTATCGTAAGACCTATGGCCACGTGGCTCTTGCTACTTTATTGTTTATCGTTATTGAAACAGTATTGCTACGCATCAATCCGCTAGTGGATCTTATGTTGTCACTTACTCAAGGATGGAAATGGTTACTGGTTTTAGGCGCTTTTATGTTTGCGACCAATTATGCTGAAAAACTGGCGCATACCACACATGATAAAACCAAGCAATATCTAGCGCTTTTCCTATTTGTTCTAGCTGAGGCGATCATTTTTGTGCCCTTATTGGCTATCGCGGTCATGTATAATCAGAATGATAGTTCAGTCTTGAGTCAAGCTGCGATCATGACACTAGCCCTATTTACCGGATTAAGCGCCGTGGTATTGATCACCAAAAAAGACTTTTCATTCCTACGCAGCATTCTTGCGATAGGCTTTTTGATAGCCGTAGGTGCGATCGTTGCTGGGATGATTTTTGGATTTAATCTGGGACTGTTCTTTAGTGCTGGGATGATTGTTTTAGCCGCTGGAACGATCTTATATCAAACTTCGCAATTGGTCCACAAATATTCTACAGATCAATATGTAGGTGCATCACTTGGGCTTTTTGCTTCATTAATGCTATTATTCTGGTACATCTTGAGCATCTTCATGTCAAACGATTAA
- a CDS encoding efflux transporter outer membrane subunit codes for MKKILLLILIAFLTHSCLVTKNYQEPELDVPTVYRDFKEIDSTSMAMVPYEQFFNDPLLLEYIDEALTNNYDLRLALQNVYRSQALYRQGRAGYLPTLNVDASVNSSDFSDNSFQGQQARQGNQSSNGNVPSRIEQYDLTGTLDWEIDLWGGITSNKRATAAAYLQSEAGQRLVKTSIISNVASQYYLLMALDEQLEIAQQAVEARQGSFDITQKLKKAGLEREVAVQQSGSQLKIAELLALDLELQIKLAENAFSVLLGKNPQEVSRGKIDSTFLDREIEIGLPSQLLRNRPDVVQAEFNLINAFELENVARADFYPQLNIGASAGFRSVNASDWISSASLFNTLVAGLAQPILNNRRIRTNFEVAQINQQTSLLEFKQTLLTAYQEVNDAWFTQNSLTEQYKVRQEQVEFLDNATDYSFRLYQSGLSSYLEVLIADSNRLNAQIELVNLKLNQLNATVELYRALGGGWNKKVEPASTMLSNEEKKNE; via the coding sequence TTGAAAAAGATTCTACTACTCATACTTATTGCTTTTTTAACGCATTCTTGTCTGGTAACTAAAAATTACCAAGAACCAGAACTGGACGTCCCAACCGTTTATAGGGACTTTAAGGAAATCGATTCTACCTCAATGGCTATGGTGCCTTATGAGCAATTTTTCAATGACCCATTACTACTAGAATATATTGATGAAGCGCTTACTAACAATTATGACTTGCGTCTGGCCCTTCAAAATGTGTATCGATCGCAGGCATTATATCGGCAAGGAAGAGCTGGTTATTTGCCTACCTTAAATGTTGATGCATCAGTAAATTCATCAGATTTTAGTGATAATAGTTTTCAGGGACAGCAAGCCCGTCAAGGAAACCAGTCCAGCAATGGCAATGTTCCTTCACGCATTGAACAGTATGATCTTACTGGGACACTGGATTGGGAAATTGATCTTTGGGGTGGCATTACCAGCAATAAAAGAGCAACAGCTGCAGCTTATTTACAGAGCGAGGCTGGACAGCGACTGGTCAAGACTTCTATCATTTCAAATGTGGCCTCGCAATATTACTTGCTCATGGCGCTGGACGAGCAGTTGGAAATTGCCCAGCAGGCTGTGGAAGCCAGACAAGGAAGTTTTGACATCACGCAAAAACTGAAAAAAGCTGGCCTGGAACGTGAAGTGGCCGTGCAACAATCTGGTTCACAATTAAAGATTGCCGAATTGCTCGCACTGGATCTGGAGTTGCAAATCAAGCTTGCCGAAAATGCTTTTAGCGTTCTGTTAGGGAAAAACCCGCAAGAGGTTTCTCGTGGTAAGATCGATAGTACCTTTCTGGATAGAGAAATTGAGATAGGATTGCCATCGCAATTATTGAGAAACCGACCCGATGTGGTGCAGGCAGAATTCAACCTTATCAATGCCTTTGAGCTGGAAAATGTAGCACGAGCAGATTTTTATCCGCAATTGAATATTGGAGCATCTGCTGGATTTAGAAGTGTAAATGCCAGCGACTGGATTAGTAGCGCTTCATTATTCAATACACTCGTCGCCGGTCTGGCACAGCCCATTTTAAATAATAGAAGGATCAGGACCAATTTTGAAGTAGCTCAAATAAATCAACAGACCTCATTACTGGAGTTCAAACAGACCTTGTTGACGGCCTATCAAGAGGTGAATGATGCGTGGTTTACCCAAAACTCGCTTACAGAACAATACAAGGTGCGACAGGAGCAAGTGGAATTTCTCGACAATGCGACAGACTATTCCTTCCGGCTTTATCAAAGCGGTCTTTCCAGTTATCTAGAGGTGCTCATCGCAGATTCTAACAGATTGAATGCCCAGATTGAATTGGTAAACCTAAAACTCAATCAGCTTAACGCTACTGTAGAGTTGTACCGCGCTTTGGGTGGTGGCTGGAATAAGAAGGTTGAGCCTGCAAGTACCATGTTGTCTAATGAAGAGAAGAAGAATGAATGA
- a CDS encoding efflux RND transporter periplasmic adaptor subunit produces the protein MKTYHIILSCLITLALCCSCSEEQKEQRIPQLPVLKVEKRTVNDTTIFPANVEGVKNIEIRPKIQGFIEKIYVDEGAYVQKGDLLFELEAEPLQAEAQAARDAIGIARADRYNAQVDVDKLIPLVKDGIISDVELKKAEAGLEQANSRLKESENVYRSAQRMSNYKTIMSPVTGRINSLPYRLGSLVGPRDAMALTTVSQNDSVFVYFSMDEKDYVSFLKETKGTTLQEKIANFPEVVFELSNGNNYKQKGRIQTTTGTINSSTGSITFRAIFPNPDGVLLNGYSGLMKIPIAYNDVVVVPAESTYKQQTLTYLFKLANKDTIYNTLVDIEKRVGNVVIVNSGIKVGDTILAKGLGKVQDSSKIKPRLIALDSVLGNVKNTFRNE, from the coding sequence ATGAAGACCTATCACATCATATTGTCCTGCCTGATTACATTGGCGCTTTGCTGCTCATGTTCTGAAGAGCAAAAGGAGCAAAGAATACCGCAGTTACCCGTTCTCAAAGTAGAAAAAAGAACCGTAAATGACACCACGATATTTCCCGCTAATGTGGAAGGTGTCAAGAACATCGAGATAAGACCTAAAATTCAAGGGTTTATTGAAAAAATCTACGTGGATGAAGGCGCATATGTGCAAAAAGGTGACCTGCTGTTTGAACTGGAAGCAGAACCCTTGCAAGCCGAAGCTCAAGCTGCGCGTGATGCTATAGGCATTGCCCGAGCGGATCGATACAACGCACAGGTCGATGTGGATAAACTCATACCACTGGTAAAAGACGGTATCATCAGTGACGTGGAATTAAAGAAAGCCGAAGCTGGTCTGGAACAGGCAAACTCAAGATTGAAGGAAAGTGAAAACGTGTACCGCAGTGCACAGCGCATGTCAAATTACAAGACCATCATGAGTCCAGTAACCGGTCGTATCAATTCATTACCTTATAGGCTAGGTTCTCTTGTGGGACCAAGGGATGCCATGGCGTTGACCACCGTAAGCCAGAACGATAGTGTGTTTGTGTACTTTTCCATGGATGAGAAAGATTATGTCTCGTTTTTAAAGGAAACTAAAGGAACCACACTTCAAGAGAAAATAGCAAACTTTCCAGAAGTGGTTTTTGAATTATCCAACGGTAACAACTATAAACAAAAAGGAAGGATCCAAACCACAACGGGTACGATCAACAGTTCTACAGGAAGCATCACGTTCAGAGCGATTTTTCCCAATCCAGATGGCGTGTTGCTCAATGGATATAGCGGTTTGATGAAAATTCCTATTGCCTACAATGACGTTGTTGTGGTACCTGCGGAATCCACATATAAACAACAAACGCTTACCTATCTTTTTAAGCTGGCCAATAAGGATACTATTTATAATACGCTTGTAGATATAGAAAAGCGAGTTGGGAATGTGGTGATTGTCAATTCAGGTATTAAGGTAGGTGATACTATACTAGCCAAAGGACTTGGAAAAGTGCAGGATAGCAGTAAGATCAAGCCTAGGCTTATTGCTTTGGATAGTGTTTTGGGGAATGTGAAAAACACCTTTAGGAATGAATAA